In a genomic window of Zingiber officinale cultivar Zhangliang chromosome 9B, Zo_v1.1, whole genome shotgun sequence:
- the LOC122022406 gene encoding pentatricopeptide repeat-containing protein At5g39350-like, which produces MNGRIVKHSRLRCLLADPTRCLSLVRSKSPLAVAQIHALLISSGTLSVDSPPSHLRPILSRIAVLYSLSGRLSAARHLFDRISNPNLHLWNALIRGHAQRGGLPFEALRFFARMVSSSLHPDHFTFPFALKACADLSLARLGAQIHGKSLASGFAGDDYVQNCLIAMYMSCADTDAAAKVFLLMNHRTVIAWNTMISGFCRNEYAGKALEVFDGMMDAGVEIDAATTVCVLPACAQTGDLQRGRLVHQVAGERGLLDARVQNSLVDMYAKCGCLEEARQVFDGMPNRDVIGWTAMIGAYALHGFEAEALSLSHLMQEEGVRPNSVTMASLLSACSAWPSLAHGKCIHGSCIRLCLESDIAVETALIDMYAKSRNMDLCHRVFATRAKRTATWNAMISGFARNSAAKDAVEHFKLMLAESVPVDLATIASLLPACADLADSKLASSLHCYLTRMGFTASNEAITGLVDIYAKAGKLDVAWELFSSLQNKDLVSWTAIIAGYGMHGHAITAIRLFDRMVESQVAPSEVTFTSLLYSCSHAGLVDEGLKLFNRMLHVHGVKQNTDHYACMIDLLGRAGRLQEAYDLIQGMPFQPNHAVWGALLGACVIHGNVELGELAAKHLFEIEPENTGNYVLLGNIYAAAGRWEDVESVRGLMTGRGLKKAPGSSLIEAKVL; this is translated from the coding sequence ATGAATGGGCGAATCGTCAAACACTCCCGCCTCCGCTGCCTCCTCGCCGACCCAACGCGATGCCTCTCCCTGGTCCGCTCCAAGTCCCCCCTCGCCGTCGCCCAGATCCACGCCCTCCTCATCTCTTCCGGTACCCTCTCCGTAGACTCGCCGCCCTCGCACCTCCGCCCAATCCTCTCCCGCATCGCCGTCCTCTACTCACTCTCTGGCCGTCTCTCCGCCGCCCGCCACCTGTTCGACCGGATCTCCAACCCGAATCTCCACCTTTGGAACGCACTCATCCGTGGCCACGCTCAGCGCGGCGGCCTTCCCTTCGAAGCCCTCCGCTTCTTCGCCAGAATGGTTTCCTCCAGCCTCCACCCCGACCACTTCACCTTCCCCTTCGCGCTCAAGGCCTGCGCGGACCTCTCCCTCGCCCGCCTCGGCGCTCAGATACACGGGAAGTCTCTGGCTTCCGGATTCGCCGGCGATGACTACGTGCAGAACTGTCTGATCGCCATGTACATGAGCTGCGCGGACACGGACGCCGCGGCCAAGGTGTTCCTCCTAATGAATCACAGAACCGTCATCGCCTGGAACACGATGATATCTGGCTTCTGCCGGAATGAGTATGCCGGGAAAGCACTAGAGGTGTTCGACGGAATGATGGATGCTGGAGTGGAGATCGATGCAGCCACTACCGTGTGCGTGCTGCCTGCTTGTGCTCAAACGGGCGACTTGCAGAGAGGGCGGTTGGTCCACCAGGTGGCCGGCGAGAGAGGGCTTCTGGACGCTCGTGTGCAGAACTCTTTGGTTGATATGTACGCGAAGTGTGGGTGTCTCGAAGAGGCGAGGCAGGTGTTCGATGGAATGCCCAACAGGGATGTCATCGGATGGACTGCCATGATCGGAGCTTATGCGTTGCATGGATTTGAAGCAGAAGCACTTTCACTTTCTCATCTGATGCAGGAGGAAGGGGTGAGACCCAATTCAGTGACAATGGCTTCTTTGCTCTCGGCTTGCTCAGCTTGGCCCTCTTTAGCACACGGAAAGTGCATCCATGGATCGTGTATAAGGCTGTGTCTCGAATCAGATATCGCAGTGGAGACTGCGCTGATCGATATGTATGCCAAATCCAGAAACATGGACTTGTGCCACAGGGTGTTTGCAACTCGTGCAAAGAGAACAGCTACATGGAATGCTATGATATCAGGGTTTGCAAGGAATTCAGCGGCAAAAGATGCTGTGGAGCATTTCAAGCTGATGCTAGCAGAATCAGTGCCAGTGGATCTAGCTACAATTGCGAGCCTTCTACCAGCATGCGCGGACTTGGCAGACTCGAAGCTGGCCAGTAGCCTGCACTGTTATTTGACTAGGATGGGTTTCACGGCAAGCAATGAGGCTATCACTGGCTTGGTGGACATCTATGCTAAGGCTGGCAAATTGGATGTTGCATGGGAGCTCTTCAGTAGCCTTCAAAATAAGGACTTGGTATCTTGGACCGCGATCATTGCTGGATATGGGATGCACGGGCATGCTATCACTGCCATTCGGCTCTTCGATAGGATGGTGGAGTCCCAAGTGGCACCTAGTGAGGTCACATTCACTTCCTTGTTATACTCTTGCAGCCATGCTGGCTTGGTGGACGAGGGACTGAAGTTGTTCAATAGAATGTTGCATGTTCATGGCGTGAAACAGAACACTGATCACTATGCTTGCATGATCGATCTTCTTGGTCGGGCAGGACGCCTGCAGGAAGCATACGATTTGATCCAAGGAATGCCGTTTCAGCCAAACCATGCTGTATGGGGAGCTCTTCTCGGTGCTTGCGTGATCCATGGGAATGTGGAGCTGGGTGAATTAGCTGCAAAACATTTGTTTGAGATTGAGCCTGAGAACACAGGAAACTATGTTCTTCTAGGAAACATTTATGCTGCAGCTGGAAGGTGGGAAGATGTGGAAAGTGTGAGAGGTTTGATGACTGGAAGAGGACTAAAGAAAGCTCCAGGAAGTAGCTTAATCGAGGCAAAAGTATTGTGA
- the LOC122022552 gene encoding copper-transporting ATPase HMA5-like: protein MVNAGLLVSCLRGGELFHSRNLSPRPHYPSMPKCPKRKSAEASGEPGNVDPEAMKGAGEEEEEEKRVALFSVFGMTCAACAGSVEKAIKRLPGIHDAAVDVLNDRAQVIFYPAFIKEETIRESIEDAGFEAALLKEEMKEKSALTCRLHIKGMTCTSCSRTIESALGALPGMQKAIVALTTEEAEIRYDPRIISVNQLMETIEDTGFEAILITTGEDINRVELKIEGTFSTRYISMVKNSLEALPGVHDTDIDAMLHKITISYKPDQTGLRNFIEIIESTTSGHLKASIYPEVRGKELHRNDEIKQYHRSFLLSLVFTIPVFLTSMVFMYIPAIAEILDKKIVNMLNIGEFLRWILSTPVQFVIGRRFYVGSYKALRHGSANMDVLIALGTNAAYFYSLYSVFRAATSENFRAIDFFETSSMLISFILLGKYLEILAKGKTSEAIVKLMDLAPCTATLLDFDSEGSVVRETEIDSRLIQKNDVIKVMPGGKVASDGFVIWGQSHVNESMITGESRPVAKRKGDIVIGGTVNENGVLHIRATHVGSESALAQIVRLVESAQMAKAPVQKLADRISKYFVPLVIALSFLTWLIWFLAGKFKSYPNFWIPASMDSFQLALQFGISVMVIACPCALGLATPTAVMVGTGVGASQGVLIKGGQALECAHKVNCIVFDKTGTLTTGKPVVVRTRLLKNMALCDFYEYVAAAEVNSEHPLAKAIVQYAKRFSMEEENYFLPEARDFTAITGHGVKASVRNKEVVVGNKSLMLESGINIPVEASEILAEVERNAQTGIIVSINGEATGIIAVSDPLKPGAREVISLLGSMKIKSIMVTGDNWGTANAIAGEVGIDTVVAEAKPDQKAEKIKELQMSGLTVAMVGDGINDSPALVSADVGMAIGAGTDIAIEAADIVLMKSNLEDVITAIDLSRKTFFRIRMNYVWAFGYNIIGIPIAAGVIFPLTRFRLPPWVAGAAMAASSVSVVCCSLLLKNYRRPKGLETIQMSQVIVK from the exons ATGGTGAACGCTGGGTTGCTGGTGTCCTGCCTTCGAGGTGGGGAGCTGTTCCATTCGCGGAACCTTTCGCCGCGGCCGCACTACCCTTCGATGCCCAAGTGCCCTAAGCGGAAATCGGCGGAGGCTTCTGGGGAACCTGGTAATGTGGATCCGGAAGCAATGAAGGGGgctggagaggaggaggaggaggagaaaaggGTGGCGCTGTTCTCGGTCTTCGGGATGACGTGCGCCGCTTGCGCTGGGTCGGTGGAAAAGGCGATCAAGCGGCTGCCGGGGATCCATGACGCCGCCGTCGATGTGCTGAATGATCGAGCGCAAGTCATATTCTACCCTGCATTCATTAAG GAGGAAACAATTAGGGAATCGATAGAAGATGCTGGTTTTGAGGCAGCACTATTGAAAGAGGAGATGAAAGAAAAATCTGCTCTAACATGCAGGTTGCACATAAAAGGAATGACCTGCACTTCTTGCTCAAGGACCATCGAATCTGCTCTGGGAGCTCTTCCTGGGATGCAAAAGGCTATTGTTGCTTTGACAACTGAAGAAGCAGAGATTCGCTATGATCCTAGGATTATAAGTGTCAACCAACTCATGGAGACTATTGAAGATACTGGTTTTGAAGCTATACTTATTACTACAGGGGAAGATATCAACAGAGTAGAACTCAAAATTGAGGGAACATTTTCTACAAGATACATCTCAATGGTTAAGAACTCTCTAGAGGCACTCCCTGGAGTACACGATACTGACATTGATGCCATGCTTCACAAAATTACAATATCTTACAAGCCTGATCAGACTGGCCTACGGAATTTCATTGAAATTATTGAGTCTACTACTTCAGGACATCTTAAAGCATCAATATATCCAGAAGTGAGAGGAAAGGAACTTCACAGAAATGATGAGATAAAGCAGTATCATAGATCTTTTCTCTTGAGTTTGGTTTTCACAATTCCAGTATTTCTGACTTCAATGGTCTTCATGTACATTCCTGCAATTGCAGAAATTctggataaaaaaatagttaacaTGTTGAACATTGGAGAGTTCTTGAGATGGATTTTATCCACTCCTGTCCAATTTGTAATTGGTCGAAGATTTTATGTTGGTTCATATAAAGCATTGCGGCATGGATCTGCAAACATGGATGTGTTGATTGCTCTGGGAACAAATGCAGCATATTTTTATTCACTCTACTCTGTGTTTAGAGCTGCAACTTCAGAGAACTTTAGGGCAATTGATTTTTTTGAAACTAGCTCCATGCTCATATCCTTTATTCTTCTTGGAAAGTATCTTGAAATTTTGGCCAAAGGGAAGACATCAGAGGCCATTGTCAAGCTGATGGACTTGGCACCTTGCACTGCAACATTGCTTGACTTTGACAGTGAAGGTAGCGTAGTACGTGAAACAGAGATAGATAGTCGACTGATTCAGAAAAATGATGTTATTAAAGTAATGCCAGGTGGAAAAGTTGCTTCAGATGGTTTTGTTATATGGGGCCAGAGCCATGTTAATGAAAGCATGATAACTGGGGAATCAAGGCCTGTTGCAAAGAGGAAAGGTGATATTGTTATAGGTGGTACTGTCAATGAAAATGGCGTTCTACATATTCGTGCTACTCATGTTGGGTCAGAAAGTGCCCTTGCGCAAATTGTTCGTCTTGTAGAATCTGCTCAGATGGCTAAAGCACCTGTACAGAAACTTGCTGAccgtatttccaaatattttgtgCCACTT GTCATTGCTCTTTCGTTTTTAACTTGGCTCATTTGGTTCTTAGCTGGAAAGTTCAAATCCTACCCAAATTTTTGGATTCCTGCTTCAATGGATAGCTTTCAACTTGCTCTTCAGTTTGGCATATCAGTGATGGTGATAGCATGTCCGTGTGCACTTGGCCTGGCCACTCCCACTGCTGTCATGGTTGGAACAGGAGTTGGTGCCTCTCAAGGTGTGCTGATTAAAGGGGGACAAGCATTGGAGTGTGCACATAAG GTGAACTGTATCGTATTTGACAAAACAGGCACACTCACAACCGGAAAGCCTGTTGTCGTGAGAACACGGCTACTGAAGAATATGGCACTGTGTGATTTCTATGAATATGTAGCTGCTGCTGAG GTCAACAGTGAGCACCCTTTGGCAAAGGCTATAGTTCAATATGCTAAAAGATTCAGTATGGAAGAAGAAAACTATTTTTTACCCGAAGCGCGAGATTTCACTGCTATCACAGGCCATGGTGTCAAAGCCTCAGTTAGGAACAAAGAAGTCGTGGTTGGAAACAAGAGTTTGATGCTTGAATCAGGAATCAATATTCCTGTTGAGGCTTCTGAGATTCTCGCTGAGGTTGAGAGAAATGCACAAACAGGAATAATCGTCTCCATCAATGGAGAAGCCACTGGCATAATCGCAGTATCCGATCCACTGAAACCTGGTGCCCGAGAAGTTATATCACTTCTAGGTTCCATGAAAATTAAGAGCATTATGGTAACAGGGGACAACTGGGGGACTGCAAACGCAATTGCAGGTGAGGTTGGAATAGACACTGTGGTCGCAGAAGCAAAGCCCGACCAAAAGGCAGAGAAGATAAAGGAACTTCAG ATGTCTGGCTTAACTGTGGCAATGGTCGGAGACGGTATTAACGATTCGCCAGCACTCGTATCTGCAGATGTCGGGATGGCTATTGGTGCTGGCACAGACATTGCAATTGAAGCTGCTGACATTGTCCTCATGAAAAGCAACTTAGAGGATGTGATAACAGCCATCGACCTCTCAAGGAAGACCTTCTTCAGGATCCGAATGAATTACGTCTGGGCATTCGGCTACAACATCATCGGCATCCCAATTGCTGCCGGAGTTATTTTTCCGTTGACCAGATTCAGGCTGCCACCGTGGGTTGCTGGTGCCGCCATGGCTGCTTCTTCAGTCAGTGTGGTCTGCTGCTCCCTCTTGTTGAAGAACTATAGAAGACCCAAAGGGTTGGAGACGATTCAAATGAGCCAAGTCATCGTCAAGTGA
- the LOC122025088 gene encoding B3 domain-containing protein At1g05920-like yields the protein MTATRRSSNGGGAAAAVPEWVTTLARRQRTGNDDEAIAVSFIASKRVEKSDLVSQQNRLYLPTDFVVANLFGLLSEEERAMANLVDDTGGPSRRSRTEAEEEEMTRKPKAAGRAHGGLPVRVYARCGFVFYLRLTRWNGSGGTVIKGDELKLFLTFSALKKGDKIDVWAFRRGGELCFIIGRP from the coding sequence ATGACGGCGACGCGAAGGTCTTCGAACGGCGGAGGGGCCGCCGCCGCTGTGCCGGAGTGGGTGACCACCTTGGCGAGGAGGCAGCGCACCGGCAACGACGACGAAGCCATTGCCGTGTCGTTCATAGCCTCGAAGAGGGTGGAGAAGTCCGACCTCGTATCGCAGCAGAACCGCCTCTACCTTCCCACCGACTTCGTCGTGGCCAATCTCTTCGGCCTCCTCTCCGAGGAGGAGCGTGCCATGGCCAACCTCGTCGACGACACCGGCGGGCCTAGTAGGCGGAGCCGCACGGAGGCAGAGGAAGAGGAGATGACGAGGAAGCCGAAGGCGGCGGGGCGGGCGCACGGAGGGCTGCCGGTGCGGGTGTACGCACGGTGCGGGTTCGTGTTCTACCTGCGGCTGACTCGATGGAACGGAAGCGGTGGCACCGTGATCAAGGGCGACGAGCTCAAGCTGTTCCTCACGTTTAGTGCGCTGAAGAAGGGTGACAAGATTGACGTCTGGGCCTTCCGCCGCGGCGGCGAACTTTGCTTCATCATCGGGAGGCCGTGA